From Paenibacillus sp. PK3_47, the proteins below share one genomic window:
- a CDS encoding glycoside hydrolase family 28 protein: MTVYNIADYGAIRDSGIMATGAIADAIEAASLDGGGTVVIPAGTFRTGAVRLRSNIELHLSPGAVLSFSSEPDDYPPVLSRWEGVQRQVHAPCIYGENLTNVSVTGSGILEGNGAPWWDKHRNHPEELEFPRPTLIGFYGCSRVTIKDVTLLNSPSWTINPVVCSNVTVDNVYILNPADSPNTDGINPESCSGVRISNCHIDVGDDCIAIKAGTEDTSERIPCENITITNCTMLHGHGAVVLGSEMSGDIRNVTISNCVFKQTDRGIRMKSRRGRGGTVEDIRVSNIVMEDVICPFTMNLYYFCGPKGKEKYVWDKNPYPVTADTPLFRRIHFANITARNVHAAAGFLYGLAEQFVTEVTFTNIDISMAHNAVPGHPDMMTGIENMKNRGFYLGNVREVQFQQVTVENHEGPAFYIENGDKVEMLNCRSRNTVKPEVLVERVGAETESFERM, from the coding sequence ATGACTGTGTATAATATTGCAGACTACGGGGCAATAAGGGACAGCGGAATAATGGCGACCGGGGCGATTGCGGATGCGATTGAAGCAGCCAGCCTGGACGGTGGCGGTACCGTTGTGATTCCGGCAGGAACCTTCAGGACGGGGGCTGTACGGCTGCGCAGCAATATCGAGCTGCACCTCAGCCCCGGAGCGGTGCTTTCCTTCAGCAGTGAACCGGATGATTATCCGCCGGTGCTGTCCAGATGGGAAGGCGTACAGCGGCAGGTGCATGCCCCTTGTATTTATGGAGAGAATCTGACCAATGTCTCCGTGACCGGAAGCGGCATCCTGGAAGGAAACGGGGCACCCTGGTGGGACAAACACCGGAATCATCCGGAGGAGCTGGAATTTCCGCGTCCGACGCTGATCGGATTTTACGGCTGCAGCAGGGTGACCATCAAAGACGTGACTCTGCTGAATTCTCCAAGCTGGACGATAAATCCGGTAGTGTGCAGCAACGTTACTGTCGATAATGTCTACATTCTGAATCCGGCGGATTCCCCCAATACGGACGGCATTAATCCGGAGTCCTGTTCAGGCGTGCGGATCAGCAACTGCCATATCGATGTAGGTGATGACTGCATTGCAATCAAGGCGGGAACCGAGGATACGAGTGAGCGCATTCCCTGCGAAAATATCACCATCACCAACTGCACCATGCTTCACGGCCACGGGGCTGTAGTGCTGGGCAGCGAGATGAGCGGTGATATCCGCAATGTAACCATCAGCAACTGCGTGTTCAAGCAGACGGACCGCGGTATCCGGATGAAATCGAGGCGCGGGCGCGGAGGGACGGTTGAAGATATCCGGGTCAGCAACATCGTGATGGAGGATGTCATCTGTCCGTTTACGATGAACCTGTATTATTTTTGCGGCCCCAAAGGCAAGGAGAAATACGTATGGGACAAAAATCCTTATCCGGTTACGGCGGACACGCCGCTGTTCAGACGGATTCATTTTGCCAATATTACGGCACGTAATGTTCATGCTGCGGCAGGGTTTCTGTATGGATTGGCTGAACAGTTTGTCACGGAAGTGACCTTCACGAACATTGATATTTCCATGGCCCATAATGCCGTGCCTGGCCACCCCGACATGATGACAGGGATCGAGAATATGAAGAACCGCGGATTCTATCTGGGCAATGTGCGGGAGGTTCAATTTCAGCAGGTGACGGTTGAGAACCATGAAGGCCCGGCCTTTTATATCGAGAACGGGGACAAGGTTGAAATGTTGAACTGCCGATCCAGAAATACAGTCAAGCCCGAAGTGCTGGTAGAACGGGTTGGTGCAGAGACAGAGTCTTTTGAGCGCATGTAA
- a CDS encoding carbohydrate ABC transporter permease, whose protein sequence is MVEDRTIGGRIFSAVNFILLALFTLVTVLPFIHVVAGSFTTSAELAANKFVLIPKVWSFEAYEFIFSTNTIFRAMGVSIGVTLIGTAFSMFITALMAYALARRDLDGRNVINFLVVFTMLFHGGMIPTFLVVKELGLINSYAALILPSAISAFNMIILKNFFQNIPEGLEESAKIDGCNDFGILFRIVLPLSLPSIATISLFYAVTYWNTYMSAILYLDDSAKWPIQVLLRQIVVLASGMDYSSTLDAAVPPPDQTIKMAVIVVATLPILMVYPFLQKHFAKGAMLGSMKG, encoded by the coding sequence ATGGTAGAAGACAGAACGATAGGCGGGAGAATATTTTCCGCTGTCAACTTTATACTGCTGGCCCTGTTCACGCTGGTTACGGTGCTGCCGTTCATCCACGTAGTAGCAGGCTCCTTCACCACCAGCGCGGAGCTGGCGGCTAACAAATTCGTGCTCATTCCAAAAGTCTGGAGCTTTGAGGCATACGAGTTTATTTTCTCAACGAATACGATTTTCCGGGCGATGGGGGTTTCGATCGGGGTTACACTCATCGGCACAGCATTCAGTATGTTCATCACAGCATTGATGGCTTATGCGCTGGCCCGCAGAGATCTGGACGGACGCAATGTGATCAACTTTCTCGTTGTATTCACCATGCTGTTCCACGGCGGGATGATCCCCACGTTCCTGGTAGTCAAAGAACTGGGACTGATCAACTCCTATGCAGCGCTTATTCTCCCGTCGGCAATCAGTGCGTTTAACATGATTATTCTTAAAAACTTTTTCCAGAATATCCCGGAGGGGCTGGAGGAATCCGCCAAAATCGACGGCTGCAATGACTTCGGTATCCTGTTCCGCATTGTGCTGCCGCTGTCGCTGCCTTCCATTGCAACGATTTCCTTGTTCTACGCCGTAACGTACTGGAATACGTACATGAGCGCCATTCTGTATTTGGATGACAGTGCAAAATGGCCGATCCAGGTGCTGCTGAGACAAATCGTCGTACTTGCCAGCGGTATGGATTACAGCTCTACCTTGGATGCTGCCGTGCCGCCGCCGGATCAGACGATCAAAATGGCTGTTATCGTGGTGGCAACCCTGCCGATTCTGATGGTGTATCCGTTCCTTCAGAAGCATTTTGCCAAAGGTGCGATGCTGGGTTCGATGAAGGGCTAA
- a CDS encoding sugar ABC transporter permease, whose amino-acid sequence MQEVSAQPSVIPDRKPKARKSSSELKKRLWRNKLLYIMLVPGVLYFLIFKYLPMYGLVISFQDYKPYQGILGSDWVGLEQFRRLFSEPDFLNILSNTLILFAMNILIYFPVPIILALMLNELRGSFFKRTFQTLIYLPHFMSWVIVVSITFVMVTMDGGIINELLTVFGFEKVNFLLNPGWFRPLYIIQVIWREAGWGTIIYLAAIAAVDPGLYEAARMDGAGRLRQVWHITLPAIRSVIITLLILKIGSVLDLGFEHVYLMLNSMNRGVAEIIDTYVYTAGMQQGQFSYSTAIGFFKSIVGLIMVMAVNRLSKKMGEEGVY is encoded by the coding sequence ATGCAGGAGGTATCCGCGCAGCCAAGTGTTATTCCTGACCGGAAGCCGAAGGCCCGCAAAAGTAGCAGCGAGCTGAAGAAGCGGCTGTGGAGGAATAAGCTGCTGTATATTATGCTGGTGCCGGGAGTGCTGTATTTTCTGATTTTTAAATATTTACCAATGTACGGCCTGGTTATTTCGTTTCAGGATTATAAGCCTTACCAGGGGATTCTCGGCAGTGACTGGGTGGGGCTGGAGCAGTTCCGCCGCCTGTTCAGCGAGCCTGATTTTCTCAACATTTTGTCCAATACGCTGATTTTGTTCGCCATGAACATCCTGATTTATTTTCCGGTCCCGATCATTTTGGCCCTGATGCTGAATGAATTGCGGGGCAGCTTTTTCAAAAGAACGTTCCAGACGCTGATCTATCTGCCGCACTTTATGTCCTGGGTTATCGTGGTCTCCATCACCTTCGTTATGGTTACGATGGACGGCGGGATTATCAACGAGCTGCTGACCGTTTTCGGCTTCGAAAAGGTGAACTTCCTGCTCAATCCCGGCTGGTTCAGACCGCTGTATATCATTCAGGTCATCTGGCGCGAAGCGGGCTGGGGCACGATTATCTACCTGGCAGCCATTGCGGCCGTCGATCCGGGGCTGTATGAAGCCGCGCGGATGGACGGAGCGGGACGCTTAAGACAAGTATGGCATATTACGCTCCCGGCAATCCGCAGTGTCATTATTACTTTGCTGATTCTGAAAATAGGTTCCGTGCTGGATCTTGGATTTGAGCATGTCTACCTGATGCTGAATTCCATGAACCGGGGAGTCGCGGAAATTATTGATACGTATGTGTATACCGCTGGTATGCAGCAAGGACAGTTCAGTTACAGTACAGCCATCGGCTTCTTCAAGTCGATCGTGGGGCTCATTATGGTCATGGCGGTCAACCGGCTCTCCAAAAAAATGGGCGAAGAAGGCGTTTATTAG
- a CDS encoding extracellular solute-binding protein: MKKKSFTLLLSALLTMSMLAACGNNNNNGGNEAAATKDPGTNSGTTAATTEPAPEPSKPTEIKIMLPLNTSETPPDTIKTEVEKLTNTKLTYQFFPADTYEEKLNSSFATGSLPQVTYLKNQTTFLQMKEAIKDGQFWEIGPYLSEFPNLNKLKPEILNNTKVEGKLYTLYIGRPLARQGIIYRKDWADKLGLKAPANVDELFAMAKAFTEQDPDGNGQKDTTGVVDRNELVYGAFKTVSSWFGTPNNWGEKDGQLAPEFTFPEYIATMDFFKKLREGGYMNQDFAATSKTDAVNMFTSGKAGLYIGGSMQDIDSLNKDLIKNVPTAVLDTHSMVASPEGKFAQWMIPGYNNVVLFPKSAVKDEAELKSILAFFDKMMTPEISNLMYWGIEGTHYTVEDGKAKATDNKELIEREVKGYKDSVIGEAETNGMYQPYNVLPGRIHAEELVLENVKVGVADPTAALDSETYTTKGVELQQIITDATYNYIYGQLDKAGFEKEVENWKSRGGAKIIEEYNAAYKK; the protein is encoded by the coding sequence ATGAAGAAAAAATCCTTCACCCTGCTCCTGTCCGCGCTGCTGACGATGAGCATGCTGGCGGCGTGCGGCAACAACAACAATAACGGCGGTAATGAAGCGGCGGCGACAAAAGATCCGGGAACGAATTCCGGCACGACCGCTGCGACCACGGAACCGGCACCTGAGCCGTCCAAGCCGACAGAGATCAAAATCATGCTCCCGCTGAACACATCGGAAACACCGCCTGACACCATTAAAACAGAAGTGGAAAAGCTGACGAATACCAAGCTTACCTATCAGTTCTTCCCGGCAGATACGTATGAAGAGAAGCTGAACTCCTCCTTTGCGACAGGCTCACTGCCGCAGGTTACTTATCTGAAGAATCAGACGACATTCCTGCAGATGAAGGAAGCGATCAAGGACGGCCAGTTCTGGGAGATCGGGCCTTACCTGAGCGAATTCCCGAACCTGAACAAGCTGAAACCGGAAATTCTCAATAACACCAAGGTGGAAGGCAAGCTCTACACGCTGTATATCGGACGTCCGCTGGCACGCCAGGGAATTATCTACCGCAAGGACTGGGCGGATAAACTGGGCTTGAAGGCTCCGGCCAATGTCGATGAGCTGTTCGCTATGGCCAAAGCATTCACTGAGCAGGATCCGGACGGCAACGGCCAAAAGGATACAACCGGTGTGGTTGACCGCAACGAACTGGTCTATGGCGCCTTCAAAACCGTTTCCTCCTGGTTTGGAACTCCGAATAACTGGGGCGAAAAGGACGGCCAGCTGGCTCCGGAATTTACCTTCCCGGAATACATCGCTACGATGGACTTTTTCAAAAAGCTTCGTGAAGGCGGATACATGAACCAGGACTTTGCAGCTACCAGTAAAACAGATGCGGTGAATATGTTCACCAGCGGCAAAGCCGGCCTCTATATCGGCGGTTCTATGCAGGACATTGATTCCCTCAATAAGGATCTGATCAAAAACGTTCCGACTGCCGTACTCGATACACACAGTATGGTTGCCAGCCCTGAAGGCAAATTTGCTCAGTGGATGATTCCGGGCTACAACAACGTGGTGCTGTTCCCGAAATCGGCCGTCAAGGATGAAGCGGAGCTGAAGAGCATTCTGGCTTTCTTCGATAAAATGATGACTCCGGAGATCTCCAACCTCATGTACTGGGGAATTGAAGGCACCCACTATACCGTGGAAGACGGCAAAGCTAAGGCTACGGATAACAAGGAACTGATCGAACGCGAAGTTAAGGGCTACAAGGACAGCGTAATTGGCGAAGCCGAAACCAACGGGATGTATCAGCCTTACAATGTGCTGCCTGGCCGGATTCATGCCGAAGAGCTGGTTCTGGAAAATGTGAAAGTAGGGGTAGCTGACCCGACTGCCGCCCTTGATTCGGAAACTTACACTACTAAGGGTGTAGAGCTGCAGCAGATTATTACGGATGCGACTTACAACTATATTTACGGCCAGCTCGACAAAGCCGGTTTTGAAAAAGAAGTTGAGAACTGGAAGAGCCGCGGCGGTGCCAAAATTATTGAAGAGTACAATGCCGCTTACAAAAAGTAA
- a CDS encoding GNAT family protein has product MMIAFERITTDRLIIRTLEMKDKDAFFKYRAMPEVYKFQSWKPEEIGEVEKFISGNMAVVPNTGGSWLQVAICSKDGQLLGDIGIHFMDDGFQIEVGYTLSPEFQGKGYASEAVRAVIGYLFNGLGKHRITASVDPGNLKSIKLLENMGFRKEAHFIKSYRMNNEWFDDCVYAILNNEWKEL; this is encoded by the coding sequence ATGATGATTGCATTCGAAAGGATTACAACAGACCGGTTAATCATAAGAACGCTGGAAATGAAAGATAAGGATGCTTTTTTCAAATATCGTGCTATGCCTGAGGTGTATAAGTTTCAATCATGGAAGCCAGAAGAGATCGGCGAGGTGGAGAAGTTTATCTCCGGGAATATGGCTGTTGTACCAAATACCGGCGGTTCATGGCTCCAAGTAGCTATATGCTCGAAAGATGGACAGCTTCTTGGTGATATCGGTATTCATTTTATGGATGATGGTTTTCAAATTGAAGTGGGTTACACGCTTTCTCCTGAATTCCAAGGCAAAGGCTATGCCTCCGAGGCAGTCCGGGCAGTGATCGGTTATTTGTTCAACGGGCTGGGTAAGCATAGAATTACTGCGTCGGTAGACCCTGGCAATTTGAAGTCAATCAAGCTTCTGGAGAATATGGGATTTAGGAAAGAAGCTCATTTTATTAAAAGTTACCGTATGAATAATGAGTGGTTTGATGATTGCGTTTATGCCATTTTGAATAACGAGTGGAAGGAATTGTAG
- a CDS encoding helix-turn-helix domain-containing protein: MSMAEYKGKVKNVKDTPFGYTLSVIGGKWKMVIMYLLAENQPVRFNDLKRQIGAITFKTLSAQLKELEADGMVLRREYPQVPPKVEYSLTDKAETLLPVLEGLCEWGVRNRPGE; the protein is encoded by the coding sequence ATGAGCATGGCGGAATATAAGGGCAAAGTGAAAAATGTCAAGGATACCCCCTTCGGGTATACGTTATCGGTGATCGGGGGGAAGTGGAAGATGGTAATTATGTATCTCCTGGCCGAAAATCAGCCTGTCCGCTTCAATGATCTGAAGAGACAAATAGGAGCAATTACGTTTAAGACACTGAGTGCACAGCTCAAAGAGCTGGAAGCCGATGGAATGGTGTTACGCAGGGAATATCCGCAAGTTCCCCCGAAAGTCGAATACAGTCTCACTGATAAAGCAGAGACACTCCTGCCCGTGCTGGAGGGATTATGTGAGTGGGGAGTAAGAAACCGGCCCGGGGAGTAG
- a CDS encoding RidA family protein, translating to MTSIKTYNHDLWDHGISQGYSVNGTIYISGQFSHNTEGEFVGVGDIEAQTRQTLENLDRVLAGFGVTKSNLAYVEVYLTNAPEHFEPCMQLFKEYMGQHRPAGSCIGVTYLASPVQLIEISAIAHEG from the coding sequence ATGACTTCTATTAAAACTTACAATCATGATCTTTGGGATCACGGCATCAGCCAGGGCTACAGTGTTAACGGTACCATCTACATTTCGGGACAATTTTCCCATAATACGGAGGGCGAGTTCGTTGGTGTGGGTGATATCGAAGCCCAGACCCGGCAGACACTGGAGAATCTTGATCGCGTACTGGCGGGTTTTGGGGTCACGAAGTCGAACCTCGCTTATGTGGAGGTCTATCTGACTAATGCGCCGGAGCACTTCGAGCCATGTATGCAGCTGTTCAAGGAATACATGGGACAACACCGCCCGGCCGGCAGCTGCATCGGCGTGACCTATCTGGCCTCCCCTGTACAGCTGATCGAAATCAGCGCCATCGCACACGAGGGCTAA
- a CDS encoding extracellular solute-binding protein: protein MLSACSGGDSAQDSGSSTPSISILAPLHFPQQPSKEIMAEIEKLTGVKLNMTWVPEGVYTDKMNTALTTNSLAKVTFVKFTDYNLVKNAIRSDAFWEIGPYLQDFHNLKALDNSILNQAAVDGKFYGLYTERPSSRQGVIIRQDWLDRLNLGKPETIDELYEVMKQFTYNDPDGNGKDDTIGLVDRNDLVYGVFKTLSSYFGTPNNWKLENGGFIPEFVTPEYMNTMNFMRKLYNEKIINQDFALTSKEVQRDTFIRGKAGVFIGSMTDVQRLSIEAKVINPDAELTLINRIKGPQGYKVWSIPNYNGLYLFSKKAIASEAELKEVLGFFNRSMDKDVANLMMYGIEGRHYELEDGKVILPEETSKLRVNEVSPLYSLMIADVGNANIMEVGQKEQLTALADQLSKDNEQFLVNDPTLGLSSPTYDEKNMELSRIIVDATYNYIIGNMNAEEFAQEIEEWKSSGGSLVMQEYAAAQAKAE, encoded by the coding sequence TTGTTAAGCGCTTGCAGCGGAGGGGATTCCGCACAGGATTCCGGCAGCAGCACTCCGTCCATTTCTATTCTGGCACCTCTGCATTTTCCGCAGCAGCCCTCCAAGGAAATTATGGCCGAGATCGAGAAGCTGACAGGGGTCAAGCTGAACATGACCTGGGTTCCCGAAGGGGTCTATACCGACAAAATGAATACCGCACTGACCACTAATTCGCTGGCCAAGGTCACCTTTGTAAAGTTCACCGATTATAATCTGGTCAAAAATGCGATCCGTTCCGACGCGTTCTGGGAGATCGGGCCTTATCTGCAGGATTTTCATAATCTAAAAGCATTGGACAATTCCATTTTGAACCAGGCTGCTGTGGACGGTAAATTTTATGGCTTATACACAGAGCGTCCTTCCTCCAGACAAGGGGTAATTATCCGCCAGGATTGGCTGGACCGCCTGAACCTCGGCAAACCGGAAACGATTGATGAACTTTACGAAGTCATGAAGCAGTTCACCTACAATGATCCGGACGGCAACGGCAAAGACGATACGATCGGCCTGGTTGACCGCAATGATCTCGTATACGGGGTATTCAAGACGCTCAGCTCCTATTTCGGCACCCCAAACAACTGGAAACTGGAGAACGGAGGGTTCATCCCGGAATTTGTGACGCCTGAATATATGAACACAATGAATTTTATGCGGAAATTATATAATGAGAAAATTATCAACCAGGATTTCGCCCTGACCAGCAAGGAGGTCCAGAGGGATACGTTCATCCGCGGAAAAGCAGGGGTATTTATCGGCAGCATGACAGATGTGCAGCGCCTCTCTATTGAAGCTAAAGTGATTAACCCGGACGCGGAGCTCACTCTGATCAACCGGATCAAAGGGCCGCAGGGCTATAAGGTGTGGTCGATTCCAAATTACAACGGACTGTACCTGTTCTCCAAAAAAGCTATCGCGTCAGAGGCGGAGCTGAAGGAGGTGCTTGGATTTTTTAACCGGTCGATGGATAAGGATGTGGCCAATCTGATGATGTACGGCATAGAGGGGCGGCATTATGAGCTCGAAGACGGCAAAGTCATTCTTCCCGAGGAGACCTCCAAGCTGCGGGTGAACGAAGTGAGTCCGCTCTATTCGCTGATGATCGCTGATGTGGGCAACGCCAATATTATGGAAGTCGGGCAAAAAGAGCAGCTCACTGCCCTTGCCGATCAGCTCAGCAAGGACAACGAGCAGTTCCTGGTCAATGACCCCACACTGGGCCTAAGTTCCCCAACCTATGACGAGAAAAATATGGAGCTGTCACGCATTATTGTGGATGCGACCTACAATTACATCATCGGCAACATGAACGCTGAGGAATTCGCGCAGGAAATTGAGGAGTGGAAGTCCAGCGGCGGCAGTTTGGTAATGCAGGAGTATGCTGCGGCACAGGCGAAGGCAGAGTGA
- a CDS encoding AraC family transcriptional regulator yields the protein MRHWSFLTKLTLFAFMISTLPVLFIGSFSYLTSSNEIQKNVNKSKMELISQINSNVEHKLTTVNQALNQVVNSSVLKKALNNPLNVTDFILYNDLRNEIRNMQSFDTKLEDVILLNQRENWMIKNSGLYRLNEYPNYEQLSNLMNVPDKTSWVLSPSSLFYSEESVNVTGCDYTISLIKKLPTSKLQKYGLALANIPACSLQDFINSDVDPLDSTIVLNESGTVLLHPDRALIGKPAGESGFSDLSFVQDTGRTSGQFKTVIDKKEFSVTYLRSQLNGWVYLSVTSIGGLTKESDKIGTYTFAVCAVMLLLSILFAWLGSRRMYSPIERLLNQMGQRRPGIKSRHTDEFQLIGEQLHHLFQSKSQLEKEVSQHIRQVRTFFLTKAFQGNLKNRELLEELEHYGYQSRVDEWQTMAVITLSIDFSEKTSYEKKDLHLLLFAAHNMIEELVPQDSRLDPVIIDHEVVALIGSADGNAESFHRTLYSLTEYLQQEINNYLKLEVSIGLSLPFHSFDKISIAYREGLEALKHRITLGKGIIIQYENINSGKHYLNLNYPAHTENDLMDAIKLADTDKAKELLNKLLACIFKPGLSPQEYQIPLTRLLNNTLIMMQESGISLNQIHPVNGSLFEELTDLHTAAEIGEWFWNVVIQPMIKIFHSRQNAQYHNISEKIIDIVQHEYDRDLTLEECASRLHYNANYISSVFRKETQYYFSEYLAMYRFKMAKKWLEETDMPVKDIAAKLRYNNSQNFIRSFRKQEGMTPGQYRDNAVSKPRAVTDDY from the coding sequence GTGAGACATTGGAGCTTCCTGACCAAATTAACTTTATTCGCCTTTATGATCAGTACGCTGCCTGTGCTGTTCATCGGGTCTTTTTCTTACCTCACATCTTCCAATGAAATTCAAAAAAATGTTAACAAAAGCAAAATGGAACTTATTTCACAAATTAATTCAAATGTAGAGCATAAGCTGACCACTGTCAACCAGGCGCTGAACCAGGTCGTCAATTCTTCAGTCCTCAAAAAAGCATTGAACAACCCGTTAAATGTAACCGATTTCATTTTATATAATGATTTACGCAACGAAATTCGCAACATGCAGTCCTTCGATACCAAGCTGGAGGATGTTATTCTGCTGAACCAGCGTGAGAACTGGATGATCAAGAACTCGGGTCTCTACCGCCTGAATGAATATCCGAACTATGAGCAGCTGAGCAACCTGATGAATGTTCCCGACAAAACCTCCTGGGTGCTGAGCCCTTCTTCCCTGTTCTACAGTGAGGAAAGTGTGAATGTGACCGGCTGCGATTACACCATCAGTCTGATCAAAAAGCTCCCGACGTCGAAGCTCCAGAAATACGGGCTCGCGCTGGCCAATATTCCCGCCTGCAGTCTGCAGGACTTCATTAATTCCGATGTGGATCCGCTCGACAGTACCATTGTTCTGAATGAATCCGGCACGGTTCTGCTCCATCCCGACCGCGCGCTGATCGGCAAGCCTGCCGGGGAGAGCGGTTTTTCCGATTTATCTTTTGTACAGGATACCGGCAGGACCTCAGGGCAGTTCAAGACCGTTATCGATAAAAAAGAATTCTCCGTTACCTATTTGCGTTCGCAATTGAACGGATGGGTCTATTTGTCCGTGACTTCCATCGGCGGGCTGACCAAGGAATCCGATAAAATCGGTACCTATACCTTTGCCGTCTGCGCTGTCATGCTGCTCCTGTCCATTTTATTTGCCTGGCTCGGCTCGCGGCGGATGTACAGCCCGATTGAACGACTGCTGAATCAGATGGGCCAGCGCAGACCCGGGATCAAATCCAGACATACCGATGAATTCCAGCTCATAGGCGAGCAGCTGCATCACTTGTTCCAGTCGAAGTCACAGCTTGAAAAAGAGGTCAGCCAGCATATCCGGCAGGTCCGCACCTTTTTCCTGACCAAGGCTTTTCAGGGCAATCTCAAAAACCGCGAGCTGCTGGAAGAGCTGGAGCATTACGGCTATCAGTCCCGGGTCGACGAATGGCAGACCATGGCCGTGATTACGCTGAGTATCGATTTCTCTGAAAAAACCAGTTATGAGAAAAAAGATCTCCATCTGCTCCTGTTCGCCGCGCATAATATGATTGAGGAGCTGGTCCCGCAGGACAGCAGACTCGATCCGGTCATCATCGACCATGAAGTGGTAGCGCTGATCGGCAGCGCTGACGGCAATGCGGAATCTTTTCACCGGACCCTTTATTCACTCACGGAGTATCTGCAGCAGGAAATTAACAACTACCTGAAGCTGGAGGTCAGCATCGGGCTCAGTCTGCCTTTTCATTCGTTTGATAAAATTTCCATCGCCTACAGGGAAGGGCTTGAGGCGCTCAAACACCGGATTACGCTCGGCAAAGGGATCATTATTCAATATGAGAATATCAACTCCGGAAAGCATTATCTCAACCTCAACTATCCGGCCCATACCGAAAATGACCTGATGGATGCCATCAAGCTGGCGGACACCGATAAGGCGAAGGAGCTGCTGAACAAGCTGCTTGCTTGTATCTTCAAGCCGGGGCTGTCGCCGCAGGAATATCAGATTCCGCTGACCCGCCTGCTCAATAATACCCTCATTATGATGCAGGAATCGGGGATCAGCCTCAATCAGATTCATCCTGTGAACGGTTCTCTGTTCGAAGAGCTGACGGATCTGCATACTGCAGCGGAAATCGGGGAATGGTTCTGGAACGTGGTCATTCAGCCGATGATTAAAATTTTCCACAGCCGGCAGAATGCCCAGTATCATAACATCTCCGAGAAGATTATCGATATTGTGCAGCATGAATATGACCGGGATCTTACGCTGGAGGAATGCGCCTCGCGCCTGCACTACAATGCCAATTATATCAGCAGTGTGTTCCGCAAGGAGACCCAGTATTATTTCAGTGAATACCTGGCGATGTACCGGTTCAAAATGGCCAAGAAGTGGCTGGAGGAGACTGACATGCCGGTCAAGGATATTGCCGCCAAGCTGAGATACAACAACTCGCAGAACTTCATCCGTTCCTTCCGCAAGCAGGAGGGGATGACGCCGGGGCAGTACCGGGACAATGCCGTCTCGAAGCCCCGGGCGGTTACAGATGATTATTGA